A window of the Streptomyces sp. NBC_00454 genome harbors these coding sequences:
- a CDS encoding DUF2785 domain-containing protein — translation MINWDSVIEDHDYAVPATQSFDDLVADLSQALADPDPEIRDGAPLMVLREWIARGVIDGPRRSALGDAMAVRFTDQEIQARTFAPLVLTYLVRAGEFRPGWLDAFADWFVTETDLRGYDDTIGWLHAVAHGADLLGAFGLRPEADPRLLLRLAATRLLTPTDHVLEQQEDDRLARALDIVLAREDLTEQTVTAWLEPVAQAFRTLPRGPVPAWYSNTVRTLRPLYIRVHRGTDRPCRQALTAALTEVLDLVDAR, via the coding sequence ATGATCAATTGGGACAGTGTCATCGAGGACCACGACTACGCCGTTCCCGCCACGCAGTCCTTCGACGACCTCGTGGCCGATCTTTCGCAGGCACTGGCCGACCCGGACCCCGAGATCCGTGACGGTGCCCCGCTCATGGTGCTCAGGGAATGGATCGCGCGTGGGGTGATCGACGGCCCGAGGCGGTCGGCGCTGGGTGACGCGATGGCGGTCCGCTTCACCGACCAGGAGATACAGGCCCGTACGTTCGCTCCGCTCGTGCTGACCTATCTGGTGCGGGCAGGAGAGTTCCGGCCGGGCTGGCTGGACGCCTTCGCCGACTGGTTCGTCACCGAGACCGACCTGCGCGGCTACGACGACACGATCGGCTGGCTGCATGCGGTGGCCCACGGCGCCGACCTGCTGGGGGCCTTCGGGCTGCGGCCCGAGGCCGACCCTCGGCTGCTGCTGCGCCTGGCTGCGACCCGCCTGCTGACGCCCACGGACCACGTACTGGAGCAGCAAGAGGACGACCGGCTGGCCAGAGCCCTCGACATCGTCCTGGCTCGCGAGGATCTGACCGAACAAACGGTGACGGCCTGGCTGGAGCCCGTGGCGCAGGCGTTCCGCACGCTGCCGCGCGGTCCGGTCCCCGCCTGGTACTCCAACACCGTCCGAACCCTGCGACCGCTCTACATCCGGGTACACCGAGGCACGGACCGGCCGTGCCGCCAGGCCCTCACCGCCGCGCTGACCGAGGTCCTCGACCTGGTCGACGCCCGGTAA
- a CDS encoding class I SAM-dependent methyltransferase, with amino-acid sequence MTSSELWTRATADRYDAEETEMSSAAVLGPTLDFLAELAGDGRALEFAIGTGRVGVPLRERGVPVTGIEMSEHMAAVLRRKTDEDTLPVVIGDMATTVVPGGFTLVYLVYNTITNLLTQDEQVECFRNAARHLEPGGRFVIELGVPPLRFLPPGQIAVPFDVSEQHLGFDTFDLVEQILVSHHFTRDGDSDSDDGRYRRENSRHRYAWPAELDLMARIAGLELERRVADWDGAPFTQDSAKHISVWRKPT; translated from the coding sequence GTGACGAGCAGTGAGCTGTGGACCCGAGCGACCGCCGACCGCTACGACGCCGAGGAGACCGAGATGTCCTCGGCCGCCGTCCTCGGACCGACCCTCGACTTCCTCGCCGAGCTCGCCGGAGACGGCCGGGCACTGGAGTTCGCCATCGGGACCGGACGCGTGGGCGTCCCCCTCCGGGAGCGCGGTGTGCCGGTGACGGGCATCGAAATGTCCGAGCACATGGCGGCGGTGCTGCGGCGCAAGACCGACGAGGACACGCTCCCGGTGGTCATCGGGGACATGGCCACCACCGTCGTTCCCGGCGGGTTCACCCTGGTCTATCTCGTCTACAACACCATCACGAACCTGCTCACGCAGGACGAGCAGGTCGAGTGCTTCCGCAACGCCGCACGCCATCTGGAGCCCGGCGGCCGGTTCGTCATCGAGCTGGGTGTGCCGCCGCTGCGGTTCCTGCCGCCCGGCCAGATCGCGGTGCCGTTCGACGTCTCCGAGCAGCACCTCGGCTTCGACACCTTCGACCTCGTCGAGCAGATCCTCGTCTCGCACCACTTCACCCGCGACGGCGACAGCGACAGCGACGACGGCCGCTACCGCCGCGAAAACTCCCGGCACCGCTACGCCTGGCCGGCAGAGCTCGACCTGATGGCACGGATCGCCGGGCTCGAGCTGGAACGTCGCGTCGCGGACTGGGACGGAGCGCCGTTCACCCAGGACTCCGCGAAGCACATCTCCGTGTGGCGCAAGCCCACCTGA
- a CDS encoding LysR family transcriptional regulator, whose protein sequence is MQLDLNLLTALDALLEEGSVAGAAARLHVTSPAMSRSLGRIRKATGDQILVRTGRSMVPTTRALAMRAQVHALVQQAHQLLSAQQELDLAALDRVFTVRWHDALTAASGTALITAVHRQAPGVRLRLSAEPGTDDAELRRGEVDLESSSGTPTLPDIRHRLVGSDRLVVAVRPGHPLTEGTLSLERYAAAEHLTVSRRGSLQDPIDEALTAHGLERRVVAAGPTAAFALQLVLDTDLVVTLPDAVTRTAREQLGLVTLPPPLPLPDVPLYLLWHQRYDNDRAHTWLRELATETVRALFTPVPRPAAASGEAGCTVPNV, encoded by the coding sequence ATGCAACTGGATTTGAACCTGCTCACGGCCCTGGACGCCCTGCTGGAAGAGGGCAGCGTCGCCGGCGCGGCAGCACGCCTCCACGTCACCTCACCGGCGATGAGCCGCTCCCTGGGTCGCATCCGCAAGGCCACCGGTGACCAGATCCTGGTCCGCACCGGCCGCAGTATGGTCCCCACCACCCGCGCGCTGGCCATGCGCGCCCAGGTCCACGCCCTGGTGCAGCAGGCCCACCAGCTTCTCTCCGCGCAGCAGGAACTCGACCTGGCGGCTCTGGACCGGGTGTTCACCGTGCGCTGGCACGACGCCCTGACCGCAGCCTCCGGCACCGCCCTGATCACCGCCGTCCACCGCCAGGCCCCCGGCGTCCGGCTGCGCCTGTCCGCCGAACCCGGGACGGACGACGCCGAGCTGCGCCGGGGTGAGGTCGACCTCGAATCGAGTTCCGGCACTCCGACGCTCCCCGACATCCGCCACCGCCTCGTCGGCAGCGACCGGCTGGTCGTCGCCGTCCGACCCGGCCACCCGCTCACCGAGGGCACGCTGAGCCTCGAGCGTTACGCAGCCGCCGAACACCTCACCGTTTCGCGGCGCGGAAGCCTGCAGGACCCGATCGACGAAGCCCTGACCGCACACGGCCTCGAACGACGCGTCGTCGCCGCCGGGCCCACCGCCGCCTTCGCACTGCAACTCGTCCTCGACACCGACCTGGTCGTCACCCTCCCCGACGCGGTCACCCGCACGGCCCGGGAACAACTCGGCCTGGTCACACTGCCGCCGCCACTCCCGCTGCCCGACGTACCCCTGTACCTGCTGTGGCACCAGCGCTACGACAACGACCGCGCCCACACCTGGCTGCGAGAGCTGGCCACCGAAACCGTCCGGGCACTCTTCACGCCCGTCCCCCGCCCGGCCGCCGCGTCCGGAGAGGCGGGGTGTACTGTGCCGAATGTTTGA